The genomic stretch TTCGGCCGGTGAGGTCGCCGAGCAACTCGTAGGAACGCGTGCGCAGCCGGACGGCCATGGGCTGGGCGTCGACGGCATCGAGGACAGCAAGCAAAGTGGACATGCCCGCCATGCTCCGACTTCAAGTCGACCTGAAGTCAAGGGCGATCGGCGCCCGCTACCGCTGTGCGGTGGCGGTTCCGGGCGGGCTCACCGCACCGTGGACGCGGGCGAACGCGGTGAAGGTCGGGGCGTCCGCCTGGCGGTCGAGGACGGCGAACACCACGTCGTCGAACCAGGGCTGTGCTCGTAGGGCGGCCGCGAAGGCGGTCGCGACCTCGGCGGGGTCGTTGCCGAACACTCCGCAGCCCCACGCGCCGAGCACGATCCGGCGGTGGCCGTGCGCGGCGGCGATCGCCAGGATCCGGGTGGCGCGCCGGGTCAGTACGGCCCGGAGATCGGGAAGGTACTCGGGCTGGGTACGCGCCATCGCGCCGCGGTTGGGAGCCGCGGCGGTCAGGAAGGACACCGGAAACGGATCAGCGAGCAGACGCGCGTCGTCGTCCCGGAACACCGGCACGGCCGGTGAGTAGATGACCCGGTCGCTGTAGGTGAGTTCGGGGTGGGAACGGTGATAGGCGTAGAATTCGTCGGCCGCGCGGAGGCAGGGGTAGAGCGCCGAACTGCGGGCCAGGCTCTCCTCCTGCGCCTGCGCGCCGTTCAGGAAACCCCCGCCGGGGTTCCGCGCGGACGCGAACACCAGACACGCCACCGCGCCCCCGAGCCGACGGGCGGCCGCGAGACTCGACTCGTTCGTGACCTGAACTCTCGGACTGACGGCGGAGACCGGCGCGGCCACGGTCACCGATTCCTCCGGCAGGTACAGGCGGGTTGCCTCCACCGCTCGGGCGACCTGCTCACCGAGGACCACCTCACCGTCGGGTGTCCGGTAGTTCCCGCGCTCGATGATCTCCACTGTCTCGCGGGCGATCGCCCGCAGCCGGCTACTCACGCGGCCATCATCGCGGGTGCCGTCCGTGCATCGCGATACCGCCGCCCGGCCGGATCGCCCGCCAGAATCCCCGGAGAAATCCTCGGGGACGGTGTCGGATCCCGTCGAGGTGTTCGTCGCACAGGTGAGTGGCCGCCACGAGGAGGGACCCACGATGCAGTATCTGGTTTCCGTGATCCACGACCAACCCACGTTGGCCACCCCGGAGGAGGAGATCGCGACGACCGCTTTCAACGAGCGGCTGAAGGCCGACGGCCACTGGGTCTTCGCCGGTGGCCTCGCCTCGCCCAGCGCGGCCACCGTCGTCGATCACCGAGGGGAGGAGGCGATGTTCACCGACGGCCCCTACCTGGAGTCGAAGGAGTACCTCGCCGGCTTCTGGGTCCTCGAGGCCCCTGACCTCGACGTCGCGCTCGCGCTCGCCGCCGAGGGATCGAAGCACTGCAACCGGAAGGTCGAGGTACGGCCGTTCCGATGAGCGCAATCGACGTTCAGGACGCGATCACCCGTGCCCACCACGAGGAGTGGGCGCGGGTGGTCGCCGGGCTGGCCAGGCGGTTCGGGGACCTCGACATCGCCGAGGAGGCGGCGGCCGAGGCGTTCGTGATCGCCGTCGAGCGGTGGCCGACCGACGGGGTACCTCCCAACCCCGGTGCCTGGCTGACCACCACCGCCAACCGCAAGGCCATCGACCGCATCCGGCGTGAGAGCAAGCGCGACGACAAGCACCGAGAGGCTCGGATGGTGTCCGACGACGATCCGCTCGAGCCTCTCGGCGCAGTCGAGGACGAACGGCTCCGGCTGCTGTTCACCTGCTGTCACCCGGCGCTGGGGCGGGAGGCGCGGGTCGCGCTGACGCTGCGTCTGGTCGGCGGTCTCACGATGCCCGAGATCGCCCGAGCCTTCCTGGTCCAGGAGAGCGCGATGGGGCAGCGGATCACCCGCGCGAAGGCGAAGATCAAGGCCGCGCGCATCCCCTACCGGGTGCCGTCCGCGGAGGACCTTCCGGCCCGCGTCTCCGGAGTCCTCGCCGTCCTCTTCCTCGTCTTCAACGAGGGTTACCTGGCCACAGGGCCGGACGCCGATCCCGTCCGCCACGACCTGACCGCCGAGGCGATCCGGCTGACCCGGCTCATCCGTGAGCTCCTCCCCGACGACGGTGAGGTGGCCGGGCTGCTGGCGCTGATGCTCCTCACCGAGGCCCGCCGCACCGCCCGGGTCTCGGCGCGGGGCGAACTGGTCGCGCTCCCCGAGCAAGACCGGAGTGCCTGGGACGCCGCGCTGATCGCCGAGGGACAGCAGCTGGTCCGCGAACGCCTCGCCACCGGAGCGCCTCCGGGCCGGTACCAGATCCTCGCCGCGATCAATGCCGTGCACACCTCCGCCCGCGACGTCCGCGATACGGACTGGTGCCAGGTCGTCGCGCTCTACGACCAGCTCGTCCGGCTCGATCCCTCGCCGATCGTCGCGCTGAACCGGGCCATCGCGGTCGCCGAGCTCGACGGCCCGGAGGTCGCGCTCGCGGCCGTCGACCGCCTCCGGGACGAGCTGGCCGGCTACCACGCGTACCACGTGACGCGCGCCGACCTGCTGCGCCGGCTGGGTCGCGGCCGGGAGGCGCGCGCGGCCTACGACGCAGCACTGGCCCTGGCGGGCAACACCGCCGAGACCGCCTACCTGACCCGCCGCCGCGACCAGCTGGGAGAGTCCCCGTCGACAGACGACGACCGGTAGCGGAAAGCGCAATGATGAGCGCATGCCGCCACCCGTCGAGGCGCAGGTCATCGCCCGTGCGTTCCACGACGATCCGATGTTCACGTTCATCGAGCCGGCGGCCGACCGACGGCGACGCGTGCTGCCCTGGTTCTTCCGCTCCGCGCTCCGGCTGGGCGCTCAGCGCGGCCGGGTGGACGTCGATCCCGGCCGCGCCGCGGTGATCTGGTTGCCGCCGGGAACGTCCCTCGGCCCCGGCGCGATGCTGCGATCCGGCCTCGCGCTGGCGCCCGTGCGCCTGGGCCCGGCGTCCTTCCGCCGATTTCTCCGGCTCACCTCGGCCTTCGAGAGAGCGGCCGCGCCGGTGCACGGAACGACGTTCTGGCACCTGTTCATCCTCGGCGTGGACCCGGCCGACCAAGGCCGCGGTATCGGCGCGCGGCTCGTCGCCCCGGTCCTCGCCCAGGCCGACGCCGCGCAGCAACTGTGCTATCTGGAGACGCTCAGCGAGCGGAATCTCGCGTTCTACCAGCGCCTCGGATTCACCGTGGCCGGACACGTCACCGACGCCGGCCTGCCGGAATTCTGGATGATGACCCGCCGACCGCGCAGTAGCGACGCCGACTGACGTCTCCGCCGACGCGCTGAGGCGGACCGGTGCCGCTTCGCTCCCCTCCTCACGGAGAGGAGCGAAGCAGGTCTCACAGTCGCGCGCCGTTGACCACCAGCGTCACGTCCACGTTGCCGCGGGTGGCGTTGGAGTACGGACACGCCCTGTGCGCCGCCCGGACCAGTTCGACGGCGCGCTCGCCGGGAACCGACGGCAGCGCAACCTGCAGCTCGACGCCGAGCCCGAACCGATCGCCGTCGAGCGCGATCAGCGAGACCGACGAGTCGATCTGCACGTCGTCCGCGTCGACGCCGAGGCCCTGCCCGACCAGGGAGATGGTCGAGGCGAAACAGGCGGCGTACCCGACGGCGAAGAGCTGCTCGGGGTTGGTGCCCTCGCCGCTCCCGCCCAGCTCCTTGGGCTGCTCCAGCTCCACCTCGAGCCGTCCGTCGGACGTGCGCCCGCGACCGCTCCGTCCCCCGACGACGTGCGCGTCCGCCGTGTAGAGCGCCTGGCTCATCGTGAACTCCCTTCGTTGGTTACCTGAACAAGAACCTGGCACTTCAAAATCAGGAAGTCAATGGTCTAGGGTCGGAGCACACCGCACGGAGGAAGGGTCAGTTATGACTACGTTCGTTCTCGTCCATGGCGCCTGGCACGGCCCGTGGGCCTGGGATCGGGTCGTCCCGCTCCTGCACGCCGCCGGAGCACGCACGCTCGCCCCGGACCTCAGCGCGCCCGGCGACCGCGGACTCCGCGACCACGTCGAAACCGTCGTCGCCACGCTCGCGGCCCTGGACACCCGCGCCGATGAGGTCGTCCTCGTCGGGCACAGCTACGCCGGCCTGGTCGTCCGGGAAGCCGCCGACGCGCGCCCCGACGCCGTCGACCACGTCGTCCTGGTGGACGGCTGGGCCGGGCACGACGGCGCGAGCCTGGTCAGCTTGGCTCCGGACGCGTTCGGGCAGGCCGTCCGTGCGGCGGCCGAGGCGCTCGGGGACGGCTGGCGTATTCCGGCTCCACCCCCGGTGGCGTTCGGCATCGACGACGACGGCGACGCCGCCTGGCTGGCTGCGCGACTGAGCCCACAGCCGCTCCGCACGTTCACCGAGCCCACGCGGTTGACCGGCGCTGTCGACCGGATCCCCGGCACGGCCCTCTGCTGCCGGCCGGAGACCTACCCGTTCGAGCGGTTCGGCGACGAGGTGGGCTACCGCACGCTCGCACTCGACGGCCCGCACGACGTGATGCTCGCTCGTCCGGAGCCGCTCGCCCGGATGCTCCTGGACACCAGGTCCTTCAAGAACCGGAAGCGTGCTGTCTAAGGTGAGGAAGTGGACCAGCGAACCTACAGCCAGTACTGCGCGACCGCGCGCACCCTCGACCTCATCGGCGAGCGCTGGACGCTGCTGCTGATCCGCGAGCTGCTGACCGGTCCGAAGCGGTTCGGGGATCTGCAGGCCAGCTTGCGCGGCCTCGGCACCGGGCTCCTGGCCGCTCGCCTGAAGCATCTGGAGCGCGAAGGGCTGGCGCACAAGATCACGCTCCCGCCGCCCGCCCGCACCCCCGCCTACGCCCTCACCGAGGCCGGCGAGGAGCTGGCCCCGGCGATCCTGTCGCTCGCCCGGTGGGGTCTGAAGTGGGCGATGGGAGAACGGCGTGAGGCCGAGACGTTCCACCCCGGCTGGGCCGTGCTCGGGCTCCGCGCCTGCTTCGACGCCGAGGCTGCCGCCGGGCTCCGCGCGGTGTACGAGTTCCGGGT from Cryptosporangium minutisporangium encodes the following:
- a CDS encoding TIGR02452 family protein, which encodes MSSRLRAIARETVEIIERGNYRTPDGEVVLGEQVARAVEATRLYLPEESVTVAAPVSAVSPRVQVTNESSLAAARRLGGAVACLVFASARNPGGGFLNGAQAQEESLARSSALYPCLRAADEFYAYHRSHPELTYSDRVIYSPAVPVFRDDDARLLADPFPVSFLTAAAPNRGAMARTQPEYLPDLRAVLTRRATRILAIAAAHGHRRIVLGAWGCGVFGNDPAEVATAFAAALRAQPWFDDVVFAVLDRQADAPTFTAFARVHGAVSPPGTATAQR
- a CDS encoding YciI family protein, whose protein sequence is MQYLVSVIHDQPTLATPEEEIATTAFNERLKADGHWVFAGGLASPSAATVVDHRGEEAMFTDGPYLESKEYLAGFWVLEAPDLDVALALAAEGSKHCNRKVEVRPFR
- a CDS encoding RNA polymerase sigma factor — its product is MSAIDVQDAITRAHHEEWARVVAGLARRFGDLDIAEEAAAEAFVIAVERWPTDGVPPNPGAWLTTTANRKAIDRIRRESKRDDKHREARMVSDDDPLEPLGAVEDERLRLLFTCCHPALGREARVALTLRLVGGLTMPEIARAFLVQESAMGQRITRAKAKIKAARIPYRVPSAEDLPARVSGVLAVLFLVFNEGYLATGPDADPVRHDLTAEAIRLTRLIRELLPDDGEVAGLLALMLLTEARRTARVSARGELVALPEQDRSAWDAALIAEGQQLVRERLATGAPPGRYQILAAINAVHTSARDVRDTDWCQVVALYDQLVRLDPSPIVALNRAIAVAELDGPEVALAAVDRLRDELAGYHAYHVTRADLLRRLGRGREARAAYDAALALAGNTAETAYLTRRRDQLGESPSTDDDR
- a CDS encoding GNAT family N-acetyltransferase, with product MPPPVEAQVIARAFHDDPMFTFIEPAADRRRRVLPWFFRSALRLGAQRGRVDVDPGRAAVIWLPPGTSLGPGAMLRSGLALAPVRLGPASFRRFLRLTSAFERAAAPVHGTTFWHLFILGVDPADQGRGIGARLVAPVLAQADAAQQLCYLETLSERNLAFYQRLGFTVAGHVTDAGLPEFWMMTRRPRSSDAD
- a CDS encoding organic hydroperoxide resistance protein; this translates as MSQALYTADAHVVGGRSGRGRTSDGRLEVELEQPKELGGSGEGTNPEQLFAVGYAACFASTISLVGQGLGVDADDVQIDSSVSLIALDGDRFGLGVELQVALPSVPGERAVELVRAAHRACPYSNATRGNVDVTLVVNGARL
- a CDS encoding alpha/beta fold hydrolase, which encodes MTTFVLVHGAWHGPWAWDRVVPLLHAAGARTLAPDLSAPGDRGLRDHVETVVATLAALDTRADEVVLVGHSYAGLVVREAADARPDAVDHVVLVDGWAGHDGASLVSLAPDAFGQAVRAAAEALGDGWRIPAPPPVAFGIDDDGDAAWLAARLSPQPLRTFTEPTRLTGAVDRIPGTALCCRPETYPFERFGDEVGYRTLALDGPHDVMLARPEPLARMLLDTRSFKNRKRAV
- a CDS encoding winged helix-turn-helix transcriptional regulator, producing MDQRTYSQYCATARTLDLIGERWTLLLIRELLTGPKRFGDLQASLRGLGTGLLAARLKHLEREGLAHKITLPPPARTPAYALTEAGEELAPAILSLARWGLKWAMGERREAETFHPGWAVLGLRACFDAEAAAGLRAVYEFRVDDDVFHARIDDGTIEALHGPAQHPDATITISGEAFLQLTGEGLTLAQAVASGAASTSGDRGALRRLKDLFRLPTPRSRTAEAHQSADA